Proteins encoded together in one Oryzias latipes chromosome 11, ASM223467v1 window:
- the thrb gene encoding thyroid hormone receptor beta isoform X1, whose protein sequence is MNFCIPDTYEMPHPGVGGYTVQSGGEHCMYPGEGPGYGQYEPQPLHHPPCMEQTWPPSQHFSCSYAGGSSSFKSEFSSGDIPLSHFHYQPEYFPEVKADFSHLQWMQGAHRKGYIPSYLDKDELCVVCGDKATGYHYRCITCEGCKGFFRRTIQKNLNPTYACKYEGKCVIDKVTRNQCQECRFKKCIAVGMATDLVLDDGKRLAKRKLIEENRERRRKEELQKTAWDRLEPTQEEWDLIRLVTEAHTTTNAQGSHWKQKRKFLVEEAMLLNEITCNLFYTSDQSQAGGKETKPEDFGQSSVVSSPDGNKVDIEAFSQFTKIITPAITRVVDFAKKLPMFCELPCEDQIILLKGCCMEIMSLRAAVRYDPESETLTLNGEMAVTRDQLKNGGLGVVSDAIFDLGVSLSSFNLDDSEVALLQAVILLSSDRPGLSSTDRIERCQEEFLLAFEHYINHRKHKVAHFWPKLLMKVTDLRMIGACHASRFLHLKVECPTELFPPLFLEVFED, encoded by the exons ATGAACTTCTGCATTCCGGACACGTACGAGATGCCTCACCCAGGGGTGGGAGGCTACACCGTACAAAGCGGGGGGGAGCATTGCATGTATCCAGGTGAGGGGCCCGGGTACGGACAATACGAGCCTCAGCCACTGCACCATCCACCCTGCATGGAGCAGACTTGGCCCCCCAGCCAGCACTTCTCGTGCTCGTATGCCGGGGGCTCTTCGTCCTTTAAGTCGGAGTTCAGCAGCGGCGACATCCCTTTGAGCCACTTCCACTACCAGCCTGAGTACTTCCCTGAGGTCAAAGCCGACTTTTCACACCTGCAGTGGATGCAAGGGGCCCACCGGAAAG GTTACATACCGAGTTACCTGGACAAGGATGAACTGTGTGTCGTGTGCGGGGACAAAGCCACAGGATATCACTATCGCTGCATCACCTGTGAGGGTTGCAAG GGATTCTTCAGGCGGACCATACAGAAAAACCTCAATCCAACGTACGCCTGTAAGTACGAGGGGAAGTGCGTCATCGACAAAGTGACCAGGAACCAGTGCCAGGAATGTCGCTTCAAGAAATGCATAGCCGTGGGAATGGCAACAGACT TGGTGTTGGATGACGGCAAGCGGTTGGCCAAGAGGAAGCTCATCGAGGAGAACCGGGAGCGCCGTCGCaaagaggagctgcagaaaaCGGCGTGGGACCGGCTGGAGCCCACCCAGGAGGAGTGGGACCTCATCCGCCTGGTGACTGAGGCCCACACGACCACCAACGCTCAGGGCAGCCACTGGAAGCAGAAAAGGAAATTCCTG GTCGAGGAAGCAATGCTTCTTAATGAAATAACATGTAATTTATTCTATACTTCTGACCAGAGTCAGGCGGGGGGAAAGGAAACTAAG CCAGAGGATTTTGGTCAATCATCCGTGGTCAGTTCACCCGATGGAAACAAAGTGGACATTGAAGCCTTCAGTCAGTTTACAAAAATTATCACCCCTGCTATAACCAGAGTGGTGGACTTTGCCAAAAAACTGCCAATGTTTTGCGAG CTGCCTTGTGAGGACCAGATCATCCTGCTGAAAGGCTGCTGCATGGAGATTATGTCGCTGCGTGCCGCCGTTCGCTACGACCCGGAGAGCGAGACCTTGACGCTGAACGGCGAAATGGCTGTCACCCGGGATCAGCTGAAAAATGGAGGCCTGGGCGTGGTTTCAGACGCCATCTTTGACCTGGGCGTGTCGCTTTCCTCCTTTAACCTGGATGACTCGGAGGTGGCTCTCCTGCAAGCTGTCATCCTGCTCTCCTCTG ATCGTCCGGGCCTGAGCAGCACGGACCGGATCGAGCGATGCCAAGAGGAGTTCCTGCTCGCCTTTGAACATTACATCAACCACCGCAAACACAAAGTGGCGCACTTCTGGCCTAAGCTGCTAATGAAAGTGACGGACCTGCGCATGATCGGCGCCTGCCACGCCAGCCGATTCCTCCACCTGAAGGTGGAGTGTCCCACTGAGCTGTTCCCCCCACTTTTCCTGGAGGTCTTTGAGGACTGA
- the thrb gene encoding thyroid hormone receptor beta isoform X3, translating into MSGYIPSYLDKDELCVVCGDKATGYHYRCITCEGCKGFFRRTIQKNLNPTYACKYEGKCVIDKVTRNQCQECRFKKCIAVGMATDLVLDDGKRLAKRKLIEENRERRRKEELQKTAWDRLEPTQEEWDLIRLVTEAHTTTNAQGSHWKQKRKFLVEEAMLLNEITCNLFYTSDQSQAGGKETKPEDFGQSSVVSSPDGNKVDIEAFSQFTKIITPAITRVVDFAKKLPMFCELPCEDQIILLKGCCMEIMSLRAAVRYDPESETLTLNGEMAVTRDQLKNGGLGVVSDAIFDLGVSLSSFNLDDSEVALLQAVILLSSDRPGLSSTDRIERCQEEFLLAFEHYINHRKHKVAHFWPKLLMKVTDLRMIGACHASRFLHLKVECPTELFPPLFLEVFED; encoded by the exons GTTACATACCGAGTTACCTGGACAAGGATGAACTGTGTGTCGTGTGCGGGGACAAAGCCACAGGATATCACTATCGCTGCATCACCTGTGAGGGTTGCAAG GGATTCTTCAGGCGGACCATACAGAAAAACCTCAATCCAACGTACGCCTGTAAGTACGAGGGGAAGTGCGTCATCGACAAAGTGACCAGGAACCAGTGCCAGGAATGTCGCTTCAAGAAATGCATAGCCGTGGGAATGGCAACAGACT TGGTGTTGGATGACGGCAAGCGGTTGGCCAAGAGGAAGCTCATCGAGGAGAACCGGGAGCGCCGTCGCaaagaggagctgcagaaaaCGGCGTGGGACCGGCTGGAGCCCACCCAGGAGGAGTGGGACCTCATCCGCCTGGTGACTGAGGCCCACACGACCACCAACGCTCAGGGCAGCCACTGGAAGCAGAAAAGGAAATTCCTG GTCGAGGAAGCAATGCTTCTTAATGAAATAACATGTAATTTATTCTATACTTCTGACCAGAGTCAGGCGGGGGGAAAGGAAACTAAG CCAGAGGATTTTGGTCAATCATCCGTGGTCAGTTCACCCGATGGAAACAAAGTGGACATTGAAGCCTTCAGTCAGTTTACAAAAATTATCACCCCTGCTATAACCAGAGTGGTGGACTTTGCCAAAAAACTGCCAATGTTTTGCGAG CTGCCTTGTGAGGACCAGATCATCCTGCTGAAAGGCTGCTGCATGGAGATTATGTCGCTGCGTGCCGCCGTTCGCTACGACCCGGAGAGCGAGACCTTGACGCTGAACGGCGAAATGGCTGTCACCCGGGATCAGCTGAAAAATGGAGGCCTGGGCGTGGTTTCAGACGCCATCTTTGACCTGGGCGTGTCGCTTTCCTCCTTTAACCTGGATGACTCGGAGGTGGCTCTCCTGCAAGCTGTCATCCTGCTCTCCTCTG ATCGTCCGGGCCTGAGCAGCACGGACCGGATCGAGCGATGCCAAGAGGAGTTCCTGCTCGCCTTTGAACATTACATCAACCACCGCAAACACAAAGTGGCGCACTTCTGGCCTAAGCTGCTAATGAAAGTGACGGACCTGCGCATGATCGGCGCCTGCCACGCCAGCCGATTCCTCCACCTGAAGGTGGAGTGTCCCACTGAGCTGTTCCCCCCACTTTTCCTGGAGGTCTTTGAGGACTGA
- the thrb gene encoding thyroid hormone receptor beta isoform X2: MNFCIPDTYEMPHPGVGGYTVQSGGEHCMYPGEGPGYGQYEPQPLHHPPCMEQTWPPSQHFSCSYAGGSSSFKSEFSSGDIPLSHFHYQPEYFPEVKADFSHLQWMQGAHRKGYIPSYLDKDELCVVCGDKATGYHYRCITCEGCKGFFRRTIQKNLNPTYACKYEGKCVIDKVTRNQCQECRFKKCIAVGMATDLVLDDGKRLAKRKLIEENRERRRKEELQKTAWDRLEPTQEEWDLIRLVTEAHTTTNAQGSHWKQKRKFLSQAGGKETKPEDFGQSSVVSSPDGNKVDIEAFSQFTKIITPAITRVVDFAKKLPMFCELPCEDQIILLKGCCMEIMSLRAAVRYDPESETLTLNGEMAVTRDQLKNGGLGVVSDAIFDLGVSLSSFNLDDSEVALLQAVILLSSDRPGLSSTDRIERCQEEFLLAFEHYINHRKHKVAHFWPKLLMKVTDLRMIGACHASRFLHLKVECPTELFPPLFLEVFED; this comes from the exons ATGAACTTCTGCATTCCGGACACGTACGAGATGCCTCACCCAGGGGTGGGAGGCTACACCGTACAAAGCGGGGGGGAGCATTGCATGTATCCAGGTGAGGGGCCCGGGTACGGACAATACGAGCCTCAGCCACTGCACCATCCACCCTGCATGGAGCAGACTTGGCCCCCCAGCCAGCACTTCTCGTGCTCGTATGCCGGGGGCTCTTCGTCCTTTAAGTCGGAGTTCAGCAGCGGCGACATCCCTTTGAGCCACTTCCACTACCAGCCTGAGTACTTCCCTGAGGTCAAAGCCGACTTTTCACACCTGCAGTGGATGCAAGGGGCCCACCGGAAAG GTTACATACCGAGTTACCTGGACAAGGATGAACTGTGTGTCGTGTGCGGGGACAAAGCCACAGGATATCACTATCGCTGCATCACCTGTGAGGGTTGCAAG GGATTCTTCAGGCGGACCATACAGAAAAACCTCAATCCAACGTACGCCTGTAAGTACGAGGGGAAGTGCGTCATCGACAAAGTGACCAGGAACCAGTGCCAGGAATGTCGCTTCAAGAAATGCATAGCCGTGGGAATGGCAACAGACT TGGTGTTGGATGACGGCAAGCGGTTGGCCAAGAGGAAGCTCATCGAGGAGAACCGGGAGCGCCGTCGCaaagaggagctgcagaaaaCGGCGTGGGACCGGCTGGAGCCCACCCAGGAGGAGTGGGACCTCATCCGCCTGGTGACTGAGGCCCACACGACCACCAACGCTCAGGGCAGCCACTGGAAGCAGAAAAGGAAATTCCTG AGTCAGGCGGGGGGAAAGGAAACTAAG CCAGAGGATTTTGGTCAATCATCCGTGGTCAGTTCACCCGATGGAAACAAAGTGGACATTGAAGCCTTCAGTCAGTTTACAAAAATTATCACCCCTGCTATAACCAGAGTGGTGGACTTTGCCAAAAAACTGCCAATGTTTTGCGAG CTGCCTTGTGAGGACCAGATCATCCTGCTGAAAGGCTGCTGCATGGAGATTATGTCGCTGCGTGCCGCCGTTCGCTACGACCCGGAGAGCGAGACCTTGACGCTGAACGGCGAAATGGCTGTCACCCGGGATCAGCTGAAAAATGGAGGCCTGGGCGTGGTTTCAGACGCCATCTTTGACCTGGGCGTGTCGCTTTCCTCCTTTAACCTGGATGACTCGGAGGTGGCTCTCCTGCAAGCTGTCATCCTGCTCTCCTCTG ATCGTCCGGGCCTGAGCAGCACGGACCGGATCGAGCGATGCCAAGAGGAGTTCCTGCTCGCCTTTGAACATTACATCAACCACCGCAAACACAAAGTGGCGCACTTCTGGCCTAAGCTGCTAATGAAAGTGACGGACCTGCGCATGATCGGCGCCTGCCACGCCAGCCGATTCCTCCACCTGAAGGTGGAGTGTCCCACTGAGCTGTTCCCCCCACTTTTCCTGGAGGTCTTTGAGGACTGA
- the thrb gene encoding thyroid hormone receptor beta has translation MSGYIPSYLDKDELCVVCGDKATGYHYRCITCEGCKGFFRRTIQKNLNPTYACKYEGKCVIDKVTRNQCQECRFKKCIAVGMATDLVLDDGKRLAKRKLIEENRERRRKEELQKTAWDRLEPTQEEWDLIRLVTEAHTTTNAQGSHWKQKRKFLSQAGGKETKPEDFGQSSVVSSPDGNKVDIEAFSQFTKIITPAITRVVDFAKKLPMFCELPCEDQIILLKGCCMEIMSLRAAVRYDPESETLTLNGEMAVTRDQLKNGGLGVVSDAIFDLGVSLSSFNLDDSEVALLQAVILLSSDRPGLSSTDRIERCQEEFLLAFEHYINHRKHKVAHFWPKLLMKVTDLRMIGACHASRFLHLKVECPTELFPPLFLEVFED, from the exons GTTACATACCGAGTTACCTGGACAAGGATGAACTGTGTGTCGTGTGCGGGGACAAAGCCACAGGATATCACTATCGCTGCATCACCTGTGAGGGTTGCAAG GGATTCTTCAGGCGGACCATACAGAAAAACCTCAATCCAACGTACGCCTGTAAGTACGAGGGGAAGTGCGTCATCGACAAAGTGACCAGGAACCAGTGCCAGGAATGTCGCTTCAAGAAATGCATAGCCGTGGGAATGGCAACAGACT TGGTGTTGGATGACGGCAAGCGGTTGGCCAAGAGGAAGCTCATCGAGGAGAACCGGGAGCGCCGTCGCaaagaggagctgcagaaaaCGGCGTGGGACCGGCTGGAGCCCACCCAGGAGGAGTGGGACCTCATCCGCCTGGTGACTGAGGCCCACACGACCACCAACGCTCAGGGCAGCCACTGGAAGCAGAAAAGGAAATTCCTG AGTCAGGCGGGGGGAAAGGAAACTAAG CCAGAGGATTTTGGTCAATCATCCGTGGTCAGTTCACCCGATGGAAACAAAGTGGACATTGAAGCCTTCAGTCAGTTTACAAAAATTATCACCCCTGCTATAACCAGAGTGGTGGACTTTGCCAAAAAACTGCCAATGTTTTGCGAG CTGCCTTGTGAGGACCAGATCATCCTGCTGAAAGGCTGCTGCATGGAGATTATGTCGCTGCGTGCCGCCGTTCGCTACGACCCGGAGAGCGAGACCTTGACGCTGAACGGCGAAATGGCTGTCACCCGGGATCAGCTGAAAAATGGAGGCCTGGGCGTGGTTTCAGACGCCATCTTTGACCTGGGCGTGTCGCTTTCCTCCTTTAACCTGGATGACTCGGAGGTGGCTCTCCTGCAAGCTGTCATCCTGCTCTCCTCTG ATCGTCCGGGCCTGAGCAGCACGGACCGGATCGAGCGATGCCAAGAGGAGTTCCTGCTCGCCTTTGAACATTACATCAACCACCGCAAACACAAAGTGGCGCACTTCTGGCCTAAGCTGCTAATGAAAGTGACGGACCTGCGCATGATCGGCGCCTGCCACGCCAGCCGATTCCTCCACCTGAAGGTGGAGTGTCCCACTGAGCTGTTCCCCCCACTTTTCCTGGAGGTCTTTGAGGACTGA